In Hermetia illucens chromosome 1, iHerIll2.2.curated.20191125, whole genome shotgun sequence, one genomic interval encodes:
- the LOC119646442 gene encoding probable cytochrome P450 6a14 yields the protein MDSLSVVLCFVIGLISFVLISFKKRFAYWKDRGAAYVEPTIPFGNLPIRQVHFIDTTDPIYKQKKPGYPFMGAYFFRNPVVIPTDLDFIQNILVKDFSYFHERGMYVNEEDDPLSAHMFSLDGDKWKSLRGKLSPTFTSGKMKFMFPTVVDVADRFNSTLSEILETESELELRDLLARFTTDVIGTCAFGIECNSLKNPNCKFRNYGAKIFDEPLHGPLVHLFLMLYPNVARKLHLRFFRKEVEDFFMGVVRETIDYREKNNVRRKDFMDLLIQLKNGVALDEHAQKLGRLTFEEIVAQAFVFFAAGFETSSTTMLFSLYELALNPDIQEKARQEIETVLMKYEGKLTYEAVKEMVYVDQIITESLRKYPPVVNLIRQPFKDYRVPGTKIILEKGTSVFIPVYSIHHDPEIFPNPDVFDPDRFTPEQIKSRHPMSFLGFGEGPRNCIGLRFGRMQSRIGLITLLKNYRLKPCAKTPIPMVFAEGKPILSPKLGVHLQIEKL from the exons ATGGATAGTCTGTCGGTAGTTTTGTGTTTTGTGATTGGATTGATTTCCTTCGTCctgatttcatttaaaaaacgATTTGCTTATTGGAAGGATCGTGGAGCAGCATACGTAGAACCCACCATtccttttggaaatttacctatACGACAAGTGCACTTCATAGATACAACGGACCCAATTTATAAGCAGAAGAAACCTGGATATCCATTCATGGGGGCTTACTTTTTCAGAAATCCTGTCGTTATACCAACGGACCTTGATTTCATACAAAATATTCTTGTCAAAGACTTCAGTTATTTTCATGAACGTGGAATGTATGTGAATGAGGAAGATGATCCCCTTTCGGCACACATGTTTTCTTTAGATGGTGACAAATGGAAATCTTTACGAGGAAAACTCTCACCCACATTCACATCTGGAAAGATGAAATTCATGTTTCCAACTGTAGTGGATGTTGCCGATCGATTCAATTCCACATTATCGGAGATTTTGGAGACGGAATCAGAATTGGAGTTGCGAGACTTGCTGGCCAGATTCACCACTGATGTTATAGGCACGTGTGCTTTTGGGATCGAGTGCAATAGCCTGAAAAATCCAAATTGCAAATTCCGTAATTATGGTGCTAAAATATTTGATGAGCCCCTTCACGGACCCCTGGTGCACTTATTCTTGATGCTATATCCAAACGTCGCAAGAAAACTTCACTTAAGATTTTTCCGGAAAGAAGTTGAAGACTTTTTCATGGGAGTGGTACGAGAAACTATCGATTACCGAGAGAAAAATAATGTGAGACGAAAAGACTTTATGGACCTTCTGATTCAATTAAAAAATGGAGTAGCTTTGGACGAGCACGCTCAGAAATTAGGACGACTTACTTTTGAAGAGATTGTGGCACAAGCATTTGTGTTTTTCGCCGCTGGGTTTGAAACTTCATCAACTACCATGTTATTCAGTTTATATGAGCTCGCGTTGAATCCAGATATTCAGGAGAAAGCACGTCAAGAAATAGAAACTGTTCTTATGAAATATGAAGGGAAACTTACTTATGAGGCAGTGAAGGAGATGGTGTATGTGGATCAAATTATTACTG aatcCCTCCGGAAATATCCGCCCGTCGTTAATCTAATACGCCAACCATTTAAGGACTATCGCGTTCCTGGTACGAAAATAATTCTTGAAAAAGGCACATCCGTTTTTATTCCAGTTTATAGTATTCATCATGATCCGGAAATCTTCCCTAATCCTGATGTTTTTGATCCGGATCGATTTACACCAGAACAGATTAAATCTCGGCACCCCATGTCATTTTTGGGGTTCGGTGAGGGCCCACGAAACTGTATAGGATTGCGATTTGGACGAATGCAATCGAGAATCGGGTTAATTACACTTTTGAAAAACTATCGATTAAAACCATGTGCAAAAACCCCGATTCCAATGGTTTTCGCTGAAGGGAAACCAATTTTATCACCAAAGTTGGGAGTACATTTGCAAATAGAGAAGTtgtaa